In the Candidatus Cloacimonadota bacterium genome, CATGCGCTGGAGATGGGCAAAGACGTCGTGGCGCATGTCGTTCATCGCTTTTTGGGAGAAAGTGGTGGTAATCACCATCTGGAAATAACCTGCCAAAAAACGCAGGATGCTGATGCTCAAAAACGCCAACGCCAGCCAAATGAGGCTGTGGGCTGCTTCCGCTCGGGTTTGGATGCGTTCGGTTGAGGGTATTTTGTCCAGTTCTTCCCTGGCCAGCGCGATTTGTTTATCCCCGACCCTGAACCAGCCGGTCAGCTTTTCCCCGCCTCCTTGTGGTTGCTTGTTTTCCTTGATATATTTGTTCAAGATGGTGATGTTCGAAGCTTTGTCTTTGATGAGGAAAACTTTTGAATCCGCGATTATTCCCTTTTGTCTCAGCTCCTGCAAATCCACACGGTTTATCTTGTTCATCTCTTTGCTGGGAATAACCACAAAAAACTTATCTTCGCTTGCCATCTTCTTCAGTTTCAAGAGCTTGTATTTATCCAAGAAAGCATCAACGCGCGCTTCATCGGTGAAGATGGCGATGGTTTTGTCCGAAACTATGTAGTCATCGATGGCACGTTGCTGGATGAGGGGCTGAACCAGTTCCGCTCCAGCCACCACCATCAGAATCACAAAGGAGATGATTACCCATTTTAGGTAGGGCATCAGATAACGCAACATTTTGCCATAGAGGCGTTTATCGTAAATTCTGTTCTTCAGATCGTCTTCCGCGAAGCCGCCACCGCGCCCGTGTCCGCCGCCCATCATAACTCTTCTCCTTCCAGGCGGGCCCGGATGCGTTGTTTTTCATAGAGATCGTGATACAATCCACCCTGGGCAACCAGTTCGTTATGGGTTCCGCGTTCGGTTATTTTGCCATCGCCCAAAACGATGATGTGGTCAGCATGTTGGATGCTGGAAATGCGGTGGGCGATGATGATGGTGGTTTTCCCCTTGCGTGTTTCAATCAGTTTTTGCAGGATAAAACGTTCAGTTTTGGTGTCCACTGCGGAAAGCGCGTCGTCCAAAATCAATATCTGCGGGTCTGTGAGCAGGGCACGGGCAATCGCCAAACGCTGTTTTTGCCCACCGGAAAGGGTGACGCCGCGTTCGCCGATGACGGTATCGAATTTGTGGTCAAACTCCATCACTTCATCATAGATTTGGGCAAGCTTTGCCGCTTCATAAACTTTCTCATCACTGGTTTGCGGGCTGCCGAGGCGGATATTATCGGAAATGGAATCTGAAAACAGGAAAATATCCTGCGGCACCAGAACCACATCGCGCCTTAAAACATTCAGCGGAATACGATGCAGCGGGTGTCCATCAATGAGGATGCTGCCTTTGGGAGGATTGTAGATGCGGATTAAAAGCTCGATCAGTGTGGTTTTTCCGCAACCAGTGGGTCCAACCACCGCCATGGTTTTTCCTTCCTCCAGGGAAGTGCTCACATCGTCGAAAATGAGCGGCAGATTTTCACCATAACGGAAGCTGAGGTCGCGAATTTCAATCTCGCCCCGCAGCGTCTTGATGCTGTGATCTGCCTCGTCGTCATTGATTTCCGGCTGGGTTTCAAAAATCTCGTTCAAACGCTTCAGGGACGCGGTTCCGCGCTGATACATGTCCACAATCCAGCCGATGGCAATCATCGGCCAAACCAGCATGCCCAGATAGGAGAAAAATGCCACGAACTGTCCGATGCTGATATCACCGCGAATGGCGGCTCGTCCACCAAAAAATAGCGTGATAATCATGGAAAGGCTGATGATGAGGTTTTGGAAGGGGTGGAAAAACCCGGCGATTTTCGCCATGCGGATGTTTTCGCGCACATAGTCCCAGGAAACATCATCCACTTTTTCCAATTCCGGCTTTTCCTGGCCAAAGGCTTTCACGATGCGGATTCCGGAAATGCTTTCCTGGATGGTGCCCGTGAGAGTGGCAAAGCTTTTTTGCACCCGGAAAAAGCTCTTGTGCATTCTTTTCCCAAACACCGTGATGGTGATGGTTAAAATGGGCATTGGAATCACCGCCAAAGCTGTGAGGCGCCAGTCGATTGAACCCATGAAAGCAAAGGATGCCACCGACATCAGAATAATGTCCATGGCGGCAATCAGTCCCATGCCAAACAGCATTCGCACCGCGTTCAGGTCGTTTGTGGCATACGCCATCAAATCTCCTGTTTTGCTGCGGTTGAAAAAGTTTTGCGAGAGCCTCAGCAGGTGGTTGTAGAAATCTTGGCGCAGATTTTTTTCAATCATATACGAATTTCCAATGATTAAAACGCGCCAAAAATATCGCAGAACCATCACCGCCACAGCCAATCCAACGATTATCAGAGCAACCCAGATTAAACCGGTTTGGGTAACCGTGCGCTGTTGGATTCCGTCGATGGCCTTCTGCATGACACGTGGCGTGATGAGCTGGACCACGTCCACCAAAATCAGCAACACTATCCCGCCCAGTATTTTGCCATAGCTCTTCTTCAAATATGGAAGGATGGCGTCAAATGTCCGCATTGAGACTCCCTTTGATATTTTTGGATTTTTCACGGATAATGCTTTTTTGACAGGCACAGAAATGTTCCCGCCGGGATGCAAGCAAAACCCGCTCAATCTGCGCCAAACTCCACCAAAGGCAGATTTTGTCAAATGAAAAGTAGTTTTCATGGCTGCTAACAGACTTTTATCCGCGTTTTGACGTCTCGTAAACTGGAAAAATTACGGGGATGCAGATTGGTAACGCCCTCAAATAAGGGAACTTAACAGCTAAATCTGGCTGGGGGATTTCCCCGATTCCATTTCGGGAACTGGATTATTTATCTTTCCGCTCTTTTATCATTCAACCCTTGATATGTTCACCCATATCGTGAAACAGGATGCACCCTTAATCCGCCCTTGGCTTTGGCTCATTTGTGCCTCGTTCATGCCTCATTATCAACTCGCCAAAAAGATGGGATGCTCAGGGGATGAAATGCGGTTACTGTTGAGCCAGAAGCAAGAGCGGAGCAGGTTTGGGGGCAGGCTTTAGAAGTCCGTCTATATTGGGAAAACCTGGTGCTTCCTTCTTGCCGCCTTATGTCTCCCTTATGTTTCAAAGGCTAATCATTGGCGATACAAAGTGTTAGGGCACTGCGCGCCTAAAAACAACAGGCTCGCTCATATCAGAAATTGTCATGAGTAAAGAGAAAGCCCGGAGGCTTTCCGGGCTTTCAGATTATCAATTGGAGATGGTTCAGGTTTCAATCACTTCCACATTGGCACGGGGAAGCACCATCTTTGTTCCATCCTCAAACTGGGCTTCCAGGATGCGGACCAAGGTTTCGGATTCCACCTTGGTGAGTTCTTCAGGCAGGGCGGTCACTTTGGCGATGCGCCCAAAATTTGGTTGGCGAATCACACGAATCAAGGTTCCGATTTCCAGCGTGGGCATTGCCGCTTCATCCACCACCAGTTCTTTTTCATCGAACTTGAGCGGGATGATTATTTCTGGGCGAATGACGCCGGCGCGAATTTGGGTTTTGCCATGAATGGAACATTTGTGGCCATCGAATTGTTTGAGCAGGTCGAAGGTTTTGCGCGCCATATTGATTTTGCCAAAGCCTTCCGTCACCAGGATGGTGAGCCCAATGTTTTCATGGCCGGTGATGGCAACGCCGATATCGTGACCCAGGATTTGTTTGATATCCTGGTCATCAATGCCCCCGGTGATGATGGCTTTAACGCCGTTGGCGCGGGCGGCTTCAATCACCTCAAGCGAGGCAAAGGCTCCGGTCACAATCACCTTTCCGGCACAGTTTTCCCCGATGTCGGAAGCGGAAATAACCGCTTCGGGCGCGGGAGCCAGGGTTTTGATTTCGCCAACGGTTTCGCCGCCGATGCCAAAGATGCCCTGGATGTAGGCGCTTTTATTTTCGATGACGACGCCCTCGTCTTCAATAACTTCGGTCACGATGCCATCGATGAAGGCTTTCACCTGGATGGGAACGCGGGGCTCGCGCAAAAGAACCTGTCCGGTGACGGCGGAGATGCTTTCCACCTCGCCTTCAACGGGAGAGCGCACTTCATTTTTGAAAAGACCGGTTCCCAAAAAACCTTTGGTTTCAGCAAGGATGGTGGTTTTGTCAATCTGCTGTCCGGGCTCAATCTTGATGAAGTTTTCCAATTGGGCAGGGGTCACGCCCAGCTTGTTTGCCAGGTTGAAGGGCAAAACCTTGCCTGGAAGCAGGGTTTCCGCAACGACGTCCTCGGCTTTCACGTGGTCGCCTTTTTTGACCAAGACCTTGCCTTTGAGGGGGAGAATTCGCTCTTTTCTGAGGATGATGTTTTCGGTAACGGTTAATCCGGCTGAGTATGCTTGTGCCATTTTTTCCTCCTATTGCAATATCTTGTCTGGATAAACTTCGAATGCGCGCATCCACTTTTTCAGGGTCGCGATGCGTTCAGCGCGCTCGGTTGGGATAACCAGAGGCCTTCTGCCACGGGTGTCAATAACAATGCCGACGATGCCGCCGTGCAAATCAACCTGCAATTCCTTGCTCTTGTTTTCGTCCAAAATGAGGCCGCCATGGGTTTTGAGGCTGGCTTTGGCAACTTCGCCAACTCCGCAGGGAACCAGGCGCACTTCGCCAAAGGGGATTTCCTCTTCCCAGATGCTGCCGTCAGGAAGCTCCAGCTTGGCATGCAAAGCGGGTTTGCCAACCTTCATCTTGCCAACCGGGGCAACGCAACTGCCCATATAGACCATGCAGTCTTTTTTGAAAACTTCGGTGGCAGCCTTGGTGCTGATTTCGGAAAGCACGCCGAGATGGGGCATCATGAAAATGCTGTCCACAGCGAGACGGGTGACGCCTTCAGGCAAGAAAGCGTTGATGAGCAGCATCACGGTCTGGTGTCTGCGGGGAGCGTGGGAAAGCACACCGCCACTGCCAACCAGAAGGTCGAGGCTCATCATGTCCACAATCGTGTCGCCGGAAGTGGACTGGCTGAAAGCTTCGGAAATGTCGCGCTGGCGCTGCATTCCCTTCAGGCTGCTGGCAAATTCCTTGTGCTGTTCAAAAGCCAGACGCAGAGCCTCGATGGCGATGGCCTGTTCCAAAACCAGCTCTTCCAAAAGGGAAGGAATGGTGGTAGGACGAATCATTTTGTTTTTAATCATGTTGCGCAGATAGCTTTCGTCGATGTCCAGCGGCACCCAGCGCATGATGTTTTCCAAGCCGGCGGATGCCAAAACGTTGGAGATGCTATAGCTCATGCCGAGGTTCGCGCTCACGGTGCGGTTGAAGATATGCTCTTCGGTGAAAACTGAAAAGACGTCAGTGGTGGCGCCGCCGATGTCCACGCCAAGAACCTCGATATTTTCTTCTCTGGCAATGGTTTGCATGATGTTTCCAACGGCAGCGGGTGTGGGCATGATGGGCACGCTTTGATGATCTGGACCCTGACACCATTCCATGAGTTTGTTATAGCCAGGGGCTTGTTTCATCACGTGTTCCATGAAAAGGTCGTGAATTTTGTCACGGGCGGGGCCGAGGTTTTCTTTTTCCAGCTTGGGGCGGATGTTGTCGGTCACGATGAGGTCAACCTTTTCTGCCAGTGAATCTTTGATGTGCTGTTGGGCTTCCTTGTTTCCAGCGTAAATCACGGGAAGCTTGTAGCCCGCTCCCAGCCTCGGTCTGGGGTCGGCACCGCTGACGAGTTCCGCCATTTCCACCACGTGTTTCACGGTTCCGCCATCCTCGCCGCCTGCCATCAGAATCATGTCTGGGCGCAGCTCGCGGATGCGTTCAATCTTTTCGTGGTTCATGCGTTTGTCGTTGCTGGCAATGAGGTCCATCACGATGGCTCCAGCGCCCAAAGCCGCGCGTTCGGCACTTTCTCCGGTCATGGAAGCCACCACACCGGTGACCATCATCTGCAAACCTCCACCAGCGGAAGAGGTGGAAACGTAGGCATCAACGCCAACATCGCCATCACGGGGAATCACAAACCTGCCGTTTTCCATGAACCGAATATTGGGGTTGTCATACTTGAGCCGCGCCAGTTCCTCCAGCTCTTGAGTGGCGTTTATCACACCCTTGGTAACGTCGTTCAGCGGGGCTTCCACCGTTGTGGGCGCCTCGCCGCGGATGGTTTGGCGATATTCGCCATCCACCCATTCGATCAAAATTGCCTTTGTGGTCGTGCTGCCGCAGTCCGTGGCAACGATCCGGGTCAGGCGTTTTTCGTCGTATTGCATTATACCTCCGCTTATTCAGCTGATCTATCTTTTTTTGAAAATAACTTTTTGAAAAAGGCGCGGCGTTTATTTTTGCGTCTTTTGGTGCGAAGCCTTGACTGGGCGCGGCGTTCGCGGTTTATTTCTTCGTCCAGTTCATCGATGCGTTTGATGAGGCGTTTGAGGTTGTCGCCTTCCTGGAGCATGAGGGCAAATGTTTGATATTTTTGGGAATCGAAAACCATTTCCGCAAAGGGCAGAATGAAATACATCGCCTGGCTGGCAATGCCATGCAGGGGATGCAGCGATTCCAAAAGCAGGATTCCCGCGGAGCCGAGCTGTCTTTCAGCGATGAAGCGCGCCACCTTTTCAATCATGTTGTTGGCTTCATCCGGGCTGATGGAACCGAGGATTTCCTGATGTTGCTTTTTCATTTTAAACCGCCCTGGTTGCTGTGAGCACCGCAACCCTGGCGGCGCCGGCATCTTTCAGAAGCTTGGAGGCTTCATTCACGGTGGAGCCAGTGGTAAAAACATCGTCCACCAAAATTACCCGCTTGCCCGCGATATCCGATTTTCGACGCAGCGCAAAGGCTCCGGCAAGGTTTTCCAGCCTGGCTTGGCGGCTCAGGTTTGTCTGGCTGCGGGTGTAAACGCGCCGATAAATGGGCTGGACATAAGGCAAACCCAGCATTGATGCCAGTTTGCGTGCCAGAAGCTCGGCTTGGTTGAAGCCGCGTTCACGCTTGCGAACCCGGTGCAGCGGAATGGCACACACGCAATCAAAGCGTGCGCCAAAACGATTTGCGGCGGGGATTTCCATCAAAGCACGGCTGAAAAAGGCGGCTGGGGAGTTCAGAGAGTCATATTTCAGGCTGTGGACAAGCTCCCGGGTGGGAGATTGATAGACAAAAGCCGCGCGAGCGAAATCAAAAACAAAATCCAGATGGGAACAGGCTTCGCAATTATAATTTTCCAAAGGCGAGCCACATTTCAGGCAATAATTTTCCAAGATGGGAACAAGACGCTCCTGACACTGCTCGCACAAGACCTGGGACGCGGAATCAATCCGGCAGCCGCAGGCAAGGCAAAGCGGTGGGAACAAAAGTTTATCC is a window encoding:
- a CDS encoding ABC transporter ATP-binding protein; the protein is MRTFDAILPYLKKSYGKILGGIVLLILVDVVQLITPRVMQKAIDGIQQRTVTQTGLIWVALIIVGLAVAVMVLRYFWRVLIIGNSYMIEKNLRQDFYNHLLRLSQNFFNRSKTGDLMAYATNDLNAVRMLFGMGLIAAMDIILMSVASFAFMGSIDWRLTALAVIPMPILTITITVFGKRMHKSFFRVQKSFATLTGTIQESISGIRIVKAFGQEKPELEKVDDVSWDYVRENIRMAKIAGFFHPFQNLIISLSMIITLFFGGRAAIRGDISIGQFVAFFSYLGMLVWPMIAIGWIVDMYQRGTASLKRLNEIFETQPEINDDEADHSIKTLRGEIEIRDLSFRYGENLPLIFDDVSTSLEEGKTMAVVGPTGCGKTTLIELLIRIYNPPKGSILIDGHPLHRIPLNVLRRDVVLVPQDIFLFSDSISDNIRLGSPQTSDEKVYEAAKLAQIYDEVMEFDHKFDTVIGERGVTLSGGQKQRLAIARALLTDPQILILDDALSAVDTKTERFILQKLIETRKGKTTIIIAHRISSIQHADHIIVLGDGKITERGTHNELVAQGGLYHDLYEKQRIRARLEGEEL
- a CDS encoding methylaspartate mutase — protein: MQYDEKRLTRIVATDCGSTTTKAILIEWVDGEYRQTIRGEAPTTVEAPLNDVTKGVINATQELEELARLKYDNPNIRFMENGRFVIPRDGDVGVDAYVSTSSAGGGLQMMVTGVVASMTGESAERAALGAGAIVMDLIASNDKRMNHEKIERIRELRPDMILMAGGEDGGTVKHVVEMAELVSGADPRPRLGAGYKLPVIYAGNKEAQQHIKDSLAEKVDLIVTDNIRPKLEKENLGPARDKIHDLFMEHVMKQAPGYNKLMEWCQGPDHQSVPIMPTPAAVGNIMQTIAREENIEVLGVDIGGATTDVFSVFTEEHIFNRTVSANLGMSYSISNVLASAGLENIMRWVPLDIDESYLRNMIKNKMIRPTTIPSLLEELVLEQAIAIEALRLAFEQHKEFASSLKGMQRQRDISEAFSQSTSGDTIVDMMSLDLLVGSGGVLSHAPRRHQTVMLLINAFLPEGVTRLAVDSIFMMPHLGVLSEISTKAATEVFKKDCMVYMGSCVAPVGKMKVGKPALHAKLELPDGSIWEEEIPFGEVRLVPCGVGEVAKASLKTHGGLILDENKSKELQVDLHGGIVGIVIDTRGRRPLVIPTERAERIATLKKWMRAFEVYPDKILQ
- a CDS encoding ComF family protein, coding for MNPDKKTTSNKPKTRNGGILSAVDKLLFPPLCLACGCRIDSASQVLCEQCQERLVPILENYCLKCGSPLENYNCEACSHLDFVFDFARAAFVYQSPTRELVHSLKYDSLNSPAAFFSRALMEIPAANRFGARFDCVCAIPLHRVRKRERGFNQAELLARKLASMLGLPYVQPIYRRVYTRSQTNLSRQARLENLAGAFALRRKSDIAGKRVILVDDVFTTGSTVNEASKLLKDAGAARVAVLTATRAV